A single Lolium perenne isolate Kyuss_39 chromosome 6, Kyuss_2.0, whole genome shotgun sequence DNA region contains:
- the LOC127305421 gene encoding uncharacterized protein → MADSGDSSPLSAAATDDAHHDNNPNPSDPAAAAAQPAAAAPPPSLPPPPPPKVRLMVSYGGRIQPRPHDNQLSYVNGDTKILSIDRPLRYPDFLARLAALARAAATSEICVKYQLPGEDLDALVSVTNDEDLEHLVIEYDRLHLFRGSGSGSSRGGGGGSTPRLRVFLFPVLPQAPAPPLPPPPASASPSPMRQPNAAVVEPPKHEWYLADVRAASPTPQHQQPQPQETVLVHSPPHHAVPHAVPMAAVPQSVMLTSRNNLDALYGLEYAYVPPPAVKVRDPAAAGEPPMFRDNVPVEIPPKAEDNRGIPNPATDNAMLAPPISPPTEFHRQIHDKLQLADSNTLQAPPTPNPLAAQQPPQAPAPIAAQQAPPPPVQVAAQQAPPPAPVQVAAQQPTPAPAPAPVASQQPAPAPATPATQVAPAAAALTRNGSNDSLTRAYPPATTTAPPEYYVPKFPEKPQVIPQSSAPPAAYLPVPPGRYASVAPGSAADHGPFFYIHGPPPHGYYASTNPAGNSYYAVAAPHNGNGNGNGTAPAPAMSNAYPQVAYDSNGRAVYYTGILPQQYPSPVNGMSASAAVLGSEPSKPVAVKPTVS, encoded by the coding sequence atggccgaCTCCGGCGACTCCTCCCcgctctccgccgccgccaccgacgaCGCGCACCACGACAACAACCCCAACCCCTCCGACCCCGCCGCGGCGGCCGCGCAGCCGGCCGCAGCGGCCCCGCCCCCCtcgctcccgccgccgccgccgcccaaggtGCGCCTCATGGTCAGCTACGGCGGCCGCATCCAGCCGCGGCCCCACGACAACCAGCTCTCCTACGTCAACGGCGACACCAAGATCCTCTCCATCGACCGCCCGCTCCGCTACCCCGACTTCCTCGCCCGCCTCGCCGCgctcgcccgcgccgccgccacttcCGAAATCTGCGTCAAGTACCAGCTCCCCGGCGAGGACCTCGACGCGCTcgtctccgtcaccaacgacgagGACCTCGAGCACCTCGTCATCGAGTACGACCGCCTCCACCTCTTCCGCGGATCTGGCAGCGGCTcctcccgcggcggcggcggaggctccACCCCAAGGCTCAGGGTCTTCCTCTTCCCCGTCCTCCCCCAGGCGCCCGCGCCCCCGCTCCCGCCGCCGCCCGCGTCCGCCTCGCCCTCACCGATGCGCCAGCCCAACGCCGCCGTCGTCGAGCCGCCCAAGCACGAGTGGTACCTCGCCGACGTCAGGGCCGCCAGCCCGACCCCGCAGCAccagcagccgcagccgcaggAGACGGTCCTCGTCCACTCGCCTCCTCACCACGCGGTGCCCCACGCGGTGCCCATGGCGGCCGTGCCGCAGTCGGTGATGCTCACATCGCGGAACAACCTCGACGCCCTCTACGGCCTCGAATACGCCTACGTCCCGCCACCGGCGGTCAAGGTCAGGGACCCCGCCGCTGCGGGCGAGCCCCCCATGTTCAGGGACAACGTCCCCGTCGAGATCCCGCCCAAAGCTGAAGACAACCGCGGCATCCCCAACCCCGCCACCGACAACGCCATGCTCGCTCCCCCCATCTCCCCACCCACCGAGTTCCACCGCCAGATCCACGACAAGCTGCAGCTCGCCGACAGCAACACCCTGCAGGCACCACCAACTCCTAATCCGCTCGCCGCCCAGCAGCCACCACAAGCTCCCGCTCCCATTGCAGCACAGCAGGCACCGCCACCTCCTGTTCAGGTTGCAGCCCAGCAGGCACCACCACCAGCTCCTGTTCAGGTTGCAGCTCAGCAGCCAACAccagctcctgctcctgctccggtTGCCTCCCAGCAGCCAGCTCCAGCTCCGGCTACCCCTGCTACTCAGGTTGCCCCAGCCGCAGCCGCCTTAACCAGGAACGGCAGCAACGACTCCCTCACCCGCGCCTACCctcccgccaccaccaccgccccaCCAGAGTACTACGTTCCCAAGTTCCCGGAAAAGCCCCAAGTCATTCCTCAGTCGTCCGCTCCACCCGCCGCCTACCTGCCAGTGCCGCCGGGCAGGTATGCATCTGTCGCCCCTGGCTCCGCCGCCGACCATGGTCCTTTCTTCTACATCCATGGGCCGCCGCCCCACGGCTACTACGCCAGCACCAACCCCGCCGGCAACTCCTACTACGCCGTCGCCGCGCCGCACAACGGCAATGGCAACGGGAACGGCACCGCTCCTGCCCCTGCCATGTCCAACGCCTACCCGCAGGTGGCCTACGACAGCAACGGCCGCGCGGTCTACTACACCGGCATCCTCCCCCAGCAGTACCCTTCGCCCGTCAACGGCATGTCGGCGTCCGCAGCAGTTCTCGGCAGTGAGCCCTCCAAGCCCGTGGCCGTCAAGCCCACCGTCTCCTGA